In a genomic window of Acropora muricata isolate sample 2 chromosome 2, ASM3666990v1, whole genome shotgun sequence:
- the LOC136908788 gene encoding dipeptidyl aminopeptidase BI-like: MQVCRLVKLSTFPLRPLSSVLAVRSLSTLSFISRLFGISAGEPNAKRVPKQQTIHGVELQDDFSWLKQRGSKAVRNYIKAENRYAAEVLADTKSFQEQLTKEMSEWIEKHCDDESVPEELDGFVYYISNPPENSFLPVYCRRRIREDGSYGHPEIILNQNELKERYSYVSIPLIKMSPSRRFVAFLLDRKGEGTFSCYITEAYEGQMNTIDVIHNVVNFEWGSDDLTIFYTRPDSMRRPYSLLRHTTCQSIFQDVVLHEENDERYVVDVSATKDQKYITINCNSRSTSEVSIANIRDGSFVSRPVHPRQHGVEYYVDHRGDQFYIITNADGKNYKIVTAPEDDPSKENWRTFVEDKSDENIFFDDMDIFNDYCVVYERLKTVPQIRIVPLDKVKDQYVVQLPKDVCVLEAGSNQMFNHSKVRVSVSSPILPARVLEYNMESKSTVEKCTFTQKSSFDSSEFCCTRHEVHSKDGTLIPITLFHRKDLKRNGTNPMLLHVYGSYGINVSMGFEVERLSLLKRGWCLAFCHVRGGGELGREWYLRGKLQNKHKGFEDFEACAQALHRLGYSCPRLTAATGSSAGGLIVGAVCNRSPELVKAVILKVPFLDILTSMLDPSLPLTVQEYEEWGQPESSERDFHYIKSYCPYQNISDQSYPSVMVGASMNDDRVPYWLPLKWVARLRNQLSNLKQTEKPLIVCNVDYYSGHFGSENTHRRFEQAAKEYAFLYKTLGLPME; this comes from the exons atgcaagtGTGTCGCTTGGTAAAACTCTCGACTTTTCCTCTGCGCCCGTTGTCCTCTGTCCTCGCAGTCCGCAGTTTGTCCACGCTGAGTTTTATTTCACGATTGTTCGGAATATCAGCCGGCGAACCAAACGCAAAGAGAGTACCAAAGCAACAAACAATACACGGTGTTGAGCTTCAGGATGATTTTTCGTGGCTTAAACAACGCGGTTCTAAG GCAGTGCGAAACTACATTAAAGCAGAAAACAG GTATGCAGCAGAGGTGTTGGCAGATACCAAAAGTTTTCAAGAACAATTGACAAAGGAAATGAGTGAATGGATAGAAAAACACTGTGATGATGAGTCAGTGCCTGAG gaATTAGATGGTTTTGTATACTATATTAGCAATCCACCAGAGAACTCCTTTCTTCCTGTATATTGTAGACGGAGGATACGAGAAG ATGGATCCTATGGTCACCCAGAGATAATACTGAATCAAAATGAGCTGAAAGAGAGATACTCCTATGTGTCAATTCCTTTGATTAAAATGTCCCCTTCTCGTAGG TTTGTTGCCTTTCTGCTGGACAGAAAAGGAGAAGGGACATTTTCATGTTACATCACAGAGGCCTATGAAGGACAAATGAATACAATAGATGTTATACACAATGTTGTCAACTTTG AATGGGGCAGTGATGACCTCACTATATTCTATACCAGACCTGATAGTATGAGACGACCATATTCTCTATTGCGACACACAACTTGTCAGAGTATATTTCAAGATGTGGTCCTGCATGAAGAAAACGATGAGAG GTATGTAGTTGATGTAAGTGCTACCAAAGATCAAAAGTACATCACCATTAACTGCAATTCAAGATCCACATCCGAG GTTAGCATAGCTAACATTCGAGATGGGTCCTTTGTGTCGAGGCCGGTGCATCCGCGACAGCATGGTGTGGAGTACTATGTGGACCACAGAGGGGATCAGTTTTACATTATAACTAATGCAGACGGCAAAAATTACAag ATAGTTACCGCCCCTGAAGATGATCCGAGCAAAGAAAACTGGAGAACGTTTGTTGAAGACAAATCGGATGAAAAT ATTTTTTTTGATGACATGGATATATTTAACGATTACTGTgtggtttacgaacgtctcaaGACAGTTCCTCAGATTCGCATCGTTCCTTTAGACAAAGTTAAAGATCAGTATGTTGTACAG CTTCCCAAAGATGTGTGTGTTCTCGAAGCTGGATCAAACCAG ATGTTTAATCATTCCAAAGTGCGTGTTTCAGTATCCTCGCCAATTTTACCAGCGCGTGTCTTGGAGTACAACATGGAATCTAAGTCCACG GTTGAGAAATGTACGTTTACTCAGAAATCGTCCTTTGATAGTTCAGAATTTTGTTGCACGAGGCACGAGGTTCATAGTAAG GATGGCACTCTAATTCCTATCACGTTATTTCATCGCAAAGATCTGAAAAGGAATGGAACAAATCCGATGCTACTGCATGTGTATG GCTCGTATGGAATCAATGTCAGTATGGGCTTTGAAGTTGAAAGGCTGAGCCTTTTGAAACGCGGATGGTGTTTGGCGTTCTGTCATGTCAG AGGTGGCGGTGAGCTGGGTCGAGAATGGTACTTACgtggaaaattgcaaaacaaacaCAAAGGATTCGAG GACTTTGAAGCTTGTGCGCAAGCTCTTCATCGTCTAGGTTACTCCTGTCCTCGGCTGACAGCTGCTACTGGAAGTAGTGCAGGAGGGCTGATTGTTGGTGCCGTGTGTAATAGATCGCCTGAACTGGTGAAAGCTGTTATTCTCAAG gttccATTTTTAGACATTTTGACGTCCATGTTGGACCCATCTCTTCCTCTGACTGTTCAAGAATATGAAGAATGGGGACAACCCGA GTCTAGTGAAAGGGATTTCCATTACATCAAGTCATACTGTCCTTACCAAAATATCAGTGACCAG TCCTACCCTTCTGTTATGGTTGGTGCATCAATGAATGACGATCGTGTTCCATACTGGCTGCCTTTGAAGTGGGTGGCGCGTCTCCGTAACCAGCTATCAAACCTGAAGCAGACGGAAAAGCCACTTATTGTATGCAACGTCGACTATTACTCAGGTCACTTTGGATCCGAAAATACTCATCGGCGGTTTGAGCAG GCTGCAAAAGAGTATGCCTTTTTATACAAGACTCTGGGACTTCCCATGGAGTAG